The window CCTAGACTTCCGTCTCCTTCACCCGCTCGTCACGCCGCTCCATGTAGTTACCTCCTCGGCCGCGTCGCCGAGTACGCCACTGCTTCACCGGCAAGCTCAGCTGCGCCATCGTCTGCTCCTGCTAAGGATGAGGGCAAGAAGACCTATGATTACGGTGGTAAAGGTGCGNAGAAAACATCAACAGTTTCCAGGTATGATACACACTATCACATTTTGTTCTGAGTTCCTAAAAGCTCTCAATGTGTGTGGATTTGAAGTTGAGTTACACAGCTGGTTTTTAGTGTAGAAGAATTGCGTTGTCTTATGTCTAGATGGACGAGATTTACTCTACCATAGATAGGTTTGCTCTTACCAAATGGAATATGTCCAGTGACTGACCCAAAACATCTATTGGGGATAATTTGTTTCAGGGTTTACTGGATGGTAAGTACGATGATCTTCCCGAACAATCCTTTTACATGGTTGGAGGTATCGATGAGGTGGTTGCAAAGGCAGAGAAGATCTCGAAAGAGTCAGCAGCATAGAAGCTGGATTCATCTCTTTCATACGCCTAATACTTCTCTATTTCTTTTGACAataacgaaaaagaaaaaaaaaacaaatgcctGTGAGTCCCCCCACCAAACGGAGATTGAGTGCCGTAGTTATAGTTTCTTTTGGTTCGAATTCCTTGAGAGCTACGAGATGTACTGAACATATCCTCCTCAACTCGCTTATACTCATATTTTTGATTGCATCCTTGCGGTGTTGAAATAAAGGTTAAGCAAGTCTTGCAGATTATGATTTCTTGATCTCCGGCTTCCTTTCAGAGAGTATGCTTTAAAAGACGAGCATGATATAATTAATCTATGCCAAAAAATTACGAGCACTATATAACAATCCCATGTTTTTAGAAAGTATAACAGCATCCCATGTTTCTTAGAAAGTATAACGACATTGAAATCTTGCATCTACTACAACCGCAAAACATATACCTCATGACTAAATCCACTTAGAGAATTGAGATTTAGCAACGATCGtttcaccaaaagaaaaagaaataggtTTAGGTTTGACAGAATCAAACTCCGACCTCCCAAAATAtactaaaaggaaaaaaagctCACTATGGATCCCAAAGGTCAAATCATCTTCTTTAacctttcgttttttctttcctttgcaAATATGTATAGACCCAAATATATAAGCCCATTATTTAAAGCCCACTAAACGTTGAATCAGGTGCTGTATTTACCCTAGCTACCATTTCCTCTtccacacacacaacacaactcCACTCATGGCGTCTCGGAGAGTTTTATCATCCCTCCTCCGTTCATCTTCCGGTAGATCTGCTGCCAAATTAGGCAATCGAAACCCTAGACTTCCGTCTCCTTCACCCGCTCGTCACGCCGCTCCATGTAGTTACCTCCTCGGCCGCGTCGCCGAGTACGCCACTGCTTCACCGGCAAGCTCAGCTGCGCCATCGTCTGCTCCTGCTAAGGATGAGGGCAAGAAGACCTATGATTACGGTGGTAAAGGTGCGATCGGGCGTGTTTGCCAGGTCATTGGTGCCATTGTCGATGTTAGATTCGAAGATCAGGAAGGGTTGCCTCCGATCATGACTTCTCTCGAGGTTCAGGATCATCCCACAAGGTTGGTCCTTGAGGTGTCTCATCATTTGGGTCAAAATGTCGTCAGGACCATTGCTATGGATGGTACTGAGGGTCTCGTCCGTGGAAGGAAGGTTCTCAACACTGGCGCTCCAATCACTGTAAGTGGTGTCTCTGCATATATCCTTCTATTTGGGTCACTGATCCGTTATATCAGCCATTGTTAGGTGTAGATCTGTGAATTCGTTGATTGGATTTTGCCTAGTCCCGCCGGTCTCTGTTCGTGTTCTTCTTGTCCTCAACATTGACTTTTCCAAAATTGcattattcttttcttcaaaGTCTATTCATTTCCAATGAACTCTATGTCCAGATGGTTTCGTGAATTTGGATGACTTATCTATTCGTTGATGCTGCCTTTAATATTGTTCTTGGTTATCTGACTAAGTTGCAATAACGAAAATATGACTTTTGGCTTGCTGTCATTTTTAAGGTTCCTGTTGGAAGGGCTACTCTTGGACGTATCATGAATGTTCTTGGGGAACCCATTGACGAGAGAGGCGAAATTAGTAAGAAGTTTTAGCCACACACTTAATCAATGTCTCACTTTCTGCATACCTGTCGTGACAATATGTTCTTACTGTTGTTGTTCAGAGACCGACCATTACCTACCTATTCACAGAGATGCTCCAGCTTTGGTTGATCTAGCCACTGGGCAAGAGATTCTGGCCACTGGTATTAAGGTAGATTCTGGACCCTAGCTCCGTGCTATTCCCACAGGTCACATGTgttgtcttttaatttttgagttGTTGATCTCCGTTCATTTTCATTCCAGGTTGTTGATCTTCTTGCTCCTTACCAAAGAGGAGGAAAGATTGGTCTTTTTGGCGGTGCTGGTGTTGGAAAAACTGTGCTGATTATGGAGCTGATCAACAATGTTGCCAAAGCTCATGGTCTGTTTAGCACAAGTAGTTCTCATTTAATTAGTCTCTGTTTCTAATTATTAATTGGTGCGTCTTCTTATGAACAGGTGGTTTCTCTGTGTTTGCTGGTGTGGGAGAACGAACCCGTGAGGGCAATGACTTGTACAGAGAAATGATTGAGAGTGGTGTCATCAAGCTAGGCGAGAAGCAGGTTTTCATCTGATTTGGATTAAGCTTCACCTTTAGTTTTCGTGCAAAtggcttttgattttgttgcttAGTTCTCTCTGTTTTCCTGTCTTAACAGTCTGAAAGCAAATGTGCTCTTGTGTATGGACAAATGAATGAGCCCCCGGGTGCTCGTGCCCGTGTTGGACTGACTGGTTTGACTGTTGCTGAGTATTTCCGTGATGCCGAAGGCCAAGATGTGTTGCTTTTCATTGACAACATTTTCCGTTTCACTCAGGTGAGCCTTGTTATTTGCTGTGTCTATTACTCGACACCTATGTGCCATATATGCATGAAAGAATGTATATTTAACTCGGTATACTTTCTTGTGTAGGCCAACTCTGAAGTGTCTGCTTTGCTCGGACGTATCCCATCTGCTGTGGGATACCAGCCAACTTTGGCTTCTGATCTTGGTGCTCTTCAAGAGCGAATCACAACCACGAAGAAAGGGTCTATCACCTCAGTCCAAGCTATCTATGTCCCTGCTGATGATTTGACCGATCCTGCTCCTGCCACAACTTTTGCTCACTTGGACGCCACAACTGTGCTGTCAAGACAGGTGTGAAGTTGTCtctttttgatgtttcttttcAGTATATATCTGTGATATGCTCGTCAAGCTGATATActtaaaactattatttttctCATCTGAAGATTTCTGAGCTTGGTATCTATCCTGCTGTGGATCCTTTGGATTCAACATCCCGTATGCTCTCACCTCACATTTTGGGTGAGGAGCACTACAACACAGCTCGTGGTGTGCAGAAGGTGCTACAGAACTACAAGAATTTACAAGATATTATTGCCATTTTGGGAATGGATGAGCTAAGTGAAGATGACAAGCTGACAGTTGCCCGTGCCCGTAAGATCCAGAGATTCTTGAGTCAGCCTTTCCACGTTGCTGAGATCTTCACTGGTGCCCCTGGAAAATACGTCGATCTTAAGGAAAACATCAACAGTTTCCAGGTATTTTATATACATTGATTCTCTAGTTCAGATGACGACTTCCTTCCTTGCTCCATGATTGTTCATTATATGTGAGCTTATATGAATTGTAAATCGTTGCAGGGTCTACTGGACGGTAAGTACGATGATCTTCCTGAACAATCGTTTTACATGGTTGGTGGCATCGACGAGGTGGTTGCAAAGGCAGAGAAGATCTCCAAGGAATCAGCAGCTTAAGGGATTGATTCGGCTCTTTCATGCTTaatacttctcttttttttttctgacaataacgaaaaaaaaaacaatccctGTAACTCTCCCACCAAACGGAATCTGAGTTCCGTATTTATAGTTTCCTTTGGTTCAAATTCCTTGAGAGCTGGCAAGAAGATGCTGAACAGATCCATTCACTGTTACTCAAATTTTTGTCTATTTTGCTTGCATTACATGTTGaaataaagattaaatcttGCAGATTCTAATTTAAATGTAAGAGATCgtgatttcttgatttcagTATCGTCTCACAAGTCTTGCTGATGTTCATCGTCATTTAACCATCATACGCAATAACATCCCATTTTTGAAAACTTCTCACTTTTTTATTCTTGGGCAAAGAAAACATATCACTATATTGAAATATTGCAAATGATCTAACAACATGATGTCTCAATACAACTTCTTTCATAAGCTTCTTTTTTGCTCTTATATACAACCAAATATGTATGCATCAGAAGCATTTGAGACCACAAAAACACTCTCCATTAGAAACTCAAGCTACCTTCTTTCAACAATGCTTTATAATCTCTAGGCACATCCACCCGATCGATCACATCCAACACCTTTTCCTTGTCGATAACAAAATCAAGAAGCGGGAAACCCGAAGAATACCTTTTCACTGCAGCTGATTTGCTTCTTCCCACTCCACGGAAATACTCACTGCTTTTGCTCAGAGGGTCACATTTTCTTGCCCCAGAGTATTCAGAATCAAAATCTTGACTCTTGCTAACACAAGgagttctctttcttttgcttgcCTCTTGTAACATCTTTTCCTCCTCAACTGTTACTAATGGGACACTGATTGGTTCAGATATCAACTGATGGTTCACAGTATTCAGTGAAGACTTGATAGAAGAAAGTCTAGGAACTCCTCGAGCATCGCTCTTAGCTTTTGTAACCAAATGTTGTAACCAAATTATCTGTCCAAGAATGTAGATCTCTGTCTTTTCTTTACTAGCGTGATAGAGTGTTTCAATACGTAGTATATCTCCACCACTAGGCTTACTAGTGAAATCAGTCCTGTAAGATTAAAAACGAAACCGTTggaggaaaacaaaacacaatatgcaGGTGAATAGAAGGTGCAGGTCTCATTTCATTCCATCACTAACCCTGTATTTGCCCACTCTCCAACCCAACCAAAACCATGATGCGCTCTGCGATGAACCCATTCAACGATTTAGCCATTAAAAAGGAGAATTTTATACTGAGAGCAGAATATGTAAAGTTGACTTGACGAAAGAAGGGTCAGATTTCTTACTTGGTTGTGTTGCCTGCAACAGGGACAAGCCAATGTAGTGTCCTCTCCATCTCGTCCTTAATTTGTGTAACCGAAAGCTGTTCATACAAATCAGAAACCATAACACCTTGTGTTCAGTGTGACNCAGAGGGTCACATTTTCTTGCCCCAGAGTATTCAGAATCAAAATCTTGACTCTTGCTAACACAAGgagttctctttcttttgcttgcCTCTTGTAACATCTTTTCCTCCTCAACTGTTACTAATGGGACACTGATTGGTTCAGATATCAACTGATGGTTCACAGTATTCAGTGAAGACTTGATAGAAGAAAGTCTAGGAACTCCTCGAGCATCGCTCTTAGCTTTTGTAACCAAATGTTGTAACCAAATTATCTGTCCAAGAATGTAGATCTCTGTCTTTTCTTGACTAGCGTGATAGAGTGTTTCAATACGTAGTATATCTCCACCACTAGGCTTACTAGTGAAATCAGTCCTGCAAGATTAATAACGAAACCGTTggaggaaaacaaaacacaatatgcaGGTGAATAGAAGGTGCAGGTCTCATTTCATTCCATCACTAACCCTGTATTTGCCCACTCTCCAACCCAACCAAAACCATGATGCGCTCTGCGATGAACCCATTCAACGATTTAGCCATTAAAAAGGAGAATTTTATACTGAGAGAAGGGTCAGATTTCTTACTTGGTTGTGTTTCCTGCAACAGGGACAAGCCAATGTAGTGTCCTCTCCATCTCGTCCTTAATTTGTGTAACCGAAAGCTGTTCATACAAATCAGAAACCATAACACCTTGTGTTCAGTGTGACAAGCCAAAAAGCCACattctttcttcatttttgtATACTAGGGAGTGTAAACCAGAAGACATTACCTCCTTATCAACATTGAAAGATTTAATCTTGGAACGTAGAGCCAATTTTATACCAGGTGGTAAGCTTTGGTATAGAGAATCCCTTGCATTTGTAGTTATAGAGCTTGCACGAGCGACCTATTCCCATCAAAACATCACATGCGATATGATTGAGAGAATACACAtagaccaaaccaaactaaatgaAGCAATGCTACGTTTTGTGCACTCACAAGTGTATCAATCTGCacaattatgtttgcataaTGTAAAGCAAGACCAGCAGGTCCCAATCTTTTATCATAATCTGCAGCTCCTTTCTTCGATGGTTGGTCATCTGGGCAAAGAAAGTGAATTTAACATTATCATTCAGGTTTCTTGAGGAAACTTAATTATGAGGATCAATTAACAAGAGAAATTACAGTATGTAGTAAAATAGAGCAGTGGAAGACAGAAAAGTGGATTCAAAAGATTTGATACATGCTCAGTCGCACATGGTGAAGGTACAAAAAGGAGAACTTACATACCAGCACCACCGAAGATATTATGAATCTCTAGCAACAAGAAATGTACAATATCAACTAGTTTCTCCATCACCTGAAAAACAAATGAGTGGGTaagttaaaaacatcatcataataatatatttatgtttccAAGATTTTTCTAACAATAGGTTTAGTTTTGGCAGAATTTTAGTTGGTAAAGTGTAATGTTTTAAAGTGACTTTAAACAATGCATTAACACCATACAGCTGAAGCATCTGGTGATGTTAAATGATAAAGCTGTACACACCTCTTCAAAACCTCTGGACCACAATGACTTTTTCTTTAAGCTCTTCACTACTTTTCTCTGCGCTTTAAGTTCCGTTTTTAAGATTGCAAGGCCATCACCTACATTAAAAGAGAGCACTGTCATTTTTCCAATGTTTCAAACTTAATAAAGCAGGCAAGTAGTCTTCGATAACTCACCCTTACTGCTATTAGCTGAGTTCTCTTCTTCTCGACGCTTTTGCTCATAGTCTTTCTCCAATCGATACAAAACTTGGAGTTCTTGGTATAATTCCTGAATCAAAAGAGATATGCAAACACATAAATTTGAGATGTCTAAGTGACATGACAATAACCTGCAGTTTTCCATCACATATTCTTTCGAAAGTAAACAGCTACTAAAGAAGATCTAGATAGCAAGAACAAGTCAATATACGGTTTCTAATTTTAGAAAGTATTCACTCACAGCAGTATACTGCACTAGAACCATCAGTTGATCAACAACCAACACCGCATCTTCCTTCAACTGCCTTTGAGGGGTTAATTCTTTGCTGATCCTGAGGACAAACCAAATGATTCAACAGCTTGAAAGAAAGCTATGACACACAAATATTAACATTATCTCATGcagaaatattatttatgaaGCTACCTATCAAAATAACGCTGTAAATTATGCCACTGAATATCTTTGGATCGGTTTCCAAACCGAACCACTTCTCCTGAGAAAACTTGCAGCTCCTGCCTGCAAATACATCAACTTAACTATCTTGCAATGATTTAAAAGTgctaggaaaaaaaacaatagaagcAGTCTGAACTCGAACATTCACCTCTTATCACCAGCAACAAGTCTGAGGAGTTCATTGAAATCATTCGAGACAAGATTTTGAACACCCTCGGAATAAAGAACATTTTCTTTCAAATGCTCAATGTTCCTCTTAGAAAGGGATTCAATGAGATTTGAGctttttacaattgtgtttgcTACTTCAAAAGCTAAAATTCCAAGTTCATTTCCTTTAGTTGCAACTCCAGAAGTAAATCCACCGCTGCTCAGATCAGTCATGCTACTCCCAAGAGTATCCAAAACATCCTTTGCTTTACCTAATCCTGCTTTCCCTAAAAGTACACTTGCCTCTGTAACCTGCCACAATATATAGCAACTTCAGATTGTTCTCACTCTCACGACATTTGAGGACTTCTTACAGTTAAAAGACACTTGCAGTTACTAAGAGACAATGCTTAAACTAACCTTGGAAACTGCGGTCTGAGTAGATTTTGCAGACCGTAATTTCTGTGATGGAGCCATGGTATACGTCGGAATCCCATCATAGAAATTATCTTCCGCTTCCCTTTCACGGAAAGAGAACACATCTTTCAATTGGCTTTGTTCCTTAACGTCTTTAACCATAACTTGCCTCATACCAGGACTAATCAAACTGGTCTGCCCATTTGGTTGTGGGTAGCCAGAATCATGTTCTCGACCATCATCAGCTACACTTGAACCTGAATACTCACTGCCAAAATTGATTCCAAGGCTCTTGGAGCAAAAACTCCCCATAACTCTAAAttccttcttcaaagacctcaaAAGCTAAGTTATCGGAAAGATCATGCCGCTGTGGAAAAAGAAGTCTTAGAGAAAAAATCTCGAAACTTTGATCCAAAACCAGCGAGAGTAATAACCTATAACAAAGGAAAAAGTAAGGTCAGATCAAAAGACTCAAAGGAAACCAAAATCCTCCAgacaaaaatttcataataaaaaGGACAGGACCGTGTCCGAAATAGTTCAAGACATTGCAATCGCCTTCGGAGAAAGGTAACAGATTCAGAGTATTCGTCTAGTTCTGAAATACATCGGTCACGAAGTAAAAGCCTTTAGGTCAACCACTGTACAAGcgcctctctctctatctgtaTCTCTGTCCACAGAACTGAGCAAGATCGGATTTTGAACTGAggaatgggaagaagaagacttacccAGAAGAGAAAAAGACCAGGANNNNNNNNNNNNNNNNNNNNNNNNNNNNNNNNNNNNNNNNNNNNNNNNNNNNNNNNNNNNNNNNNNNNNNNNNNNNNNNNNNNNNNNNNNNNNNNNNNNNNNNNNNNNNNNNNNNNNNNNNNNNNNNNNNNNNNNNNNNNNNNNNNNNNNNNNNNNNNNNNNNNNNNNNNNNNNNNNNNNNNNNNNNNNNNNNNNNNNNNNNNNNNNNNNNNNNNNNNNNNNNNNNNNNNNNNNNNNNNNNNNNNNNNNNNNNNNNNNNNNNNNNNNNNNNNNNNNNNNNNNNNNNNNNNNNNNNNNNNNNNNNNNNNNNNNNNNNNNNNNNNNNNNNNNNNNNNNNNNNNNNNNNNNNNNNNNNNNNNNNNNNNNNNNNNNNNNNNNNNNNNNNNNNNNNNNNNNNNNNNNNNNNNNNNNNNNNNNNNNNNNNNNNNNNNNNNNNNNNNNNNNNNNNNNNNNNNNNNNNNNNNNNNNNNNNNNNNNNNNNNNNNNNNNNNNNNNNNNNNNNNNNNNNNNNNNNNNNNNNNNNNNNNNNNNNNNNNNNNNNNNNNNNNNNNNNNNNNNNNNNNNaaaaaaaaaaaaaaaaaaaaaacgaggattttaacaacaacaacaacaagaaaaattaaaagagagatttggaccACCAAATTGGCATCACTTAAAGCTAAATTGAAACAACCAGCTTGATAAAGAAACAAACGAAGAAAAGTCAAaacctttactttttttttttttaatctcctcccccatgttaaaaaaaaaaaaaaagaaaaagtgtcaCAAGCGGTGATGGATTGGTCAAATCTTCTCCCTTATTACCACGACATTGACTCATCTTTGTGTTTGTTGTCTTTATAAATTCCGTAGAAGTAAAAAACTCATCTTTGCctttaattctctctctctcactcttcttacttcttgcaaaaaaaaaattgagacttTTCAAAGGGACTACTAGTTCAAGTCTTAAGGCATGTGAAGATCTATATAAGAAACTGATTAAACATTATTCAACTCATCATTGAATAATGAAGGAGATTCACATTGTCAATGGTTCATCTAATCATTGCACAACGATTGTGAACAAATAAGCTTATTGCTATGTCTTGTCCTTGAGACATTTGTCTCgttggtttttcttctttttttcattatatataagctataaaatttgattattcaGTCTTTTTCTAGTTTTCAAGAATTGAAATAAATTTCGATTTAATTATGCTTACCAAACTGTTATTATTATCTAATTGGATCGAGTCGGGTCGGGTCAGGTGGGTTAGAATCGGATGGGCCTGCTCCAATTACATAGTTTTGTAGTCTCTGTGTGGCTAAGGATTCTTTAGAaaaaagtaacattttttttgttttccttgaaAACGTCTGTAGAGAGGTGAAGAGACTTACACAGTGCCATGGCCATGGCTTCTGCTATGGACTTATCTCCTCCAACGTTCTTCTTATCCggaacttcttcatcttcttcttattcgtCTCTTCGTCGTCTCTCCTCCGTCTCCGTCTCTAGATTCCGCCGTCACTCTTATCATAAGTTACAGCTTCTTTGCCAGGCCACAGCCGGGACTGAGCCTCAGAGCGGTCTCTCTGTCTCTGGCTCCAAATTAGCCGCCCGTTCTGGTCAAGACCGTTTATTGAAGGTCCGGTTCTGTTTTCTGTTATACATAGACCGaaactttggatttttttttgttgaaattagtTGTCTTTGATGAAAATTGGCAGGTTCCGATTTCGAACATCAGGAATTTTAGTATTATAGCTCATATTGATCATGGGAAGTCTACGTTAGCGGATAAGTTGCTTCAGGTGACTGGTACTGTTCAGAACAGAGATATGAAGGAACAGTTTCTTGATAACATGGATTTAGAGAGAGAACGAGGCATCACTATCAAGCTTCAGGTTTTTGTTTCGATTGGTTTCTCTGCAAAgttactccttttttttttcattcctaTCAAACTGAGCCTATCAAGAACTAGATTTGATAAGATTGTTGAACAATCTGATTCTGACTTTGTAACtttgtgttttatgtttgtgtagGCAGCTCGAATGCGTTATGTTTTTGAGGATAAACCATATTGCCTCAACTTGATAGATACTCCAGGTCATGTTGATTTCTCTTACGAGGTACTCACAATCTTCTAATCTACTGAGAGTTTCTGAAAATCTGGTGGTTCTTTCCAACATAGACTTACTGATTGTTCTCCTTATATGAATAGGTTTCCCGATCTCTTGCTGCTTGCGAGGGTGCTCTTCTTGTTGTGGATGCATCCCAGGTAAAATATTTCTTCCCCTCGACATACAACTTTCTGACACATTGTGAAACCTGGAATCTGTATTGCTTTAGCTGTTTTTTTTCGCTTGGTGAATATGTTACGGTCTTTTTCAATGGCTACATTAAGTACTTCCATGTGCTTTAGGGTGTGGAAGCACAAACATTGGCCAATGTGTATTTGGCCTTGGAAAACAACCTCGAAATTATTCCTGTAAGTATGGAATTATGCATTATCTTACTAGTTTTGGTTATTGCTTCAATCTGATTCATTACTATTCTGGAAACAATAATGTAAGGTGGTTTATTCTTCCTGTTCAACTATTTGGTCTGTATACCAGAGTTTAAAGCAAATGAATTCTACTTCGTCCTGCaggttttgaataaaattgaccTTCCTGGCGCTGAGCCAGAGAAAGTTCTCAGGGAGATTGAGGAGGTTGGTAATTCCCTTCATTTGTGTAGCCATTTTATGATGTTAGAATGTAATAGCAATCATACAATGCAGCCAGTTATAATTTGAACAGTATTCCTTCTTTGGTGTCTGCAAAAACTCTTCTCAGTCTTTTATCGTTGCTGCTTTGAATATGTTCTCATACATTTTACGAGGTTCTAGCTTCTGACAGATATTATGTTAAATATTTGCAGTGTCATATTTATATCAGTTTTATGCCTTAAACATTTTCTTTGGGAAATTTTGATCCAGTTTCATGTTCTTTTAAACGGGGTGATTGTCTTATTGCTACAATTTGAGAGACATCAGCCTttacatgaacactttttaataatttggattgtttgtaGGTTATTGGGTTAGACTGTAGCAAAGCAATATTCTGCTCGGCAAAGGTTAGATTCTAAAATCATTTTGCTATTCTGCCACTGAATGCTTTGAGACCTGTGGTTCTCTATCCATTCAATTACAATTTTTGGGGGATAAAATATTGACGCAGGAGGGAATTGGTATCACGGAGATTTTGGATGCAATTGTTCAAAGGATACCTGCACCTCGTGATACTGCAGGAAATCCCTTAAGAGCATTAATTTTTGACAGGTTTGCACTTCTTGTTTTTATCCATAATGATTTTTGCCTTTTCTAGAGAAAACAATATGAAAGAAAATCTTAGAGTCTAGATTTATAGTTATATAATGATTGTAGTGGACATTGGCATGCCAAAGAGTGTCGTTTTTATTTGCTTGATAAATCTGCACTTATTTATTTCTGTCGACAATACATTTTACTGCAGTTACTATGATCCATATCGTGGTGTCATTGTATACTTTCGAGTTATCGATGGCAAA is drawn from Camelina sativa cultivar DH55 chromosome 8, Cs, whole genome shotgun sequence and contains these coding sequences:
- the LOC104708208 gene encoding ATP synthase subunit beta-1, mitochondrial, giving the protein MASRRVLSSLLRSSSGRSAAKLGNRNPRLPSPSPARHAAPCSYLLGRVAEYATASPASSAAPSSAPAKDEGKKTYDYGGKGAIGRVCQVIGAIVDVRFEDQEGLPPIMTSLEVQDHPTRLVLEVSHHLGQNVVRTIAMDGTEGLVRGRKVLNTGAPITVPVGRATLGRIMNVLGEPIDERGEIKTDHYLPIHRDAPALVDLATGQEILATGIKVVDLLAPYQRGGKIGLFGGAGVGKTVLIMELINNVAKAHGGFSVFAGVGERTREGNDLYREMIESGVIKLGEKQSESKCALVYGQMNEPPGARARVGLTGLTVAEYFRDAEGQDVLLFIDNIFRFTQANSEVSALLGRIPSAVGYQPTLASDLGALQERITTTKKGSITSVQAIYVPADDLTDPAPATTFAHLDATTVLSRQISELGIYPAVDPLDSTSRMLSPHILGEEHYNTARGVQKVLQNYKNLQDIIAILGMDELSEDDKLTVARARKIQRFLSQPFHVAEIFTGAPGKYVDLKENINSFQGLLDGKYDDLPEQSFYMVGGIDEVVAKAEKISKESAA
- the LOC104708213 gene encoding uncharacterized protein LOC104708213; its protein translation is MGSFCSKSLGINFGSEYSGSSVADDGREHDSGYPQPNGQTSLISPGMRQVMVKDVKEQSQLKDVFSFREREAEDNFYDGIPTYTMAPSQKLRSAKSTQTAVSKVTEASVLLGKAGLGKAKDVLDTLGSSMTDLSSGGFTSGVATKGNELGILAFEVANTIVKSSNLIESLSKRNIEHLKENVLYSEGVQNLVSNDFNELLRLVAGDKRQELQVFSGEVVRFGNRSKDIQWHNLQRYFDRISKELTPQRQLKEDAVLVVDQLMVLVQYTAELYQELQVLYRLEKDYEQKRREEENSANSSKGDGLAILKTELKAQRKVVKSLKKKSLWSRGFEEVMEKLVDIVHFLLLEIHNIFGGADDQPSKKGAADYDKRLGPAGLALHYANIIVQIDTLVARASSITTNARDSLYQSLPPGIKLALRSKIKSFNVDKELSVTQIKDEMERTLHWLVPVAGNTTKAHHGFGWVGEWANTGTDFTSKPSGGDILRIETLYHASKEKTEIYILGQIIWLQHLVTKAKSDARGVPRLSSIKSSLNTVNHQLISEPISVPLVTVEEEKMLQEASKRKRTPCVSKSQDFDSEYSGARKCDPLSKSSEYFRGVGRSKSAAVKRYSSGFPLLDFVIDKEKVLDVIDRVDVPRDYKALLKEGSLSF